AGAACTACAGCAAGCTGCATTACGATACTATTTCTAAACCCACCTGGGATAGATCCCTTTTAGCTCAGCCTTCCCCTGGCTCCCCTTTTAAAACCCTAAATGCGCTAATTGCTCTACAGGAAGATGTCATTAAACCAGAAACAACCATCCGTTGCTATAATGGTTTTTACGTCGGAAATAAAAAAAGAGGCTGCCATTGCGGTGGTGGTCTGCGCAATATGAATTCGGGGATCTATAAATCCTGCAACGCTTACTTTGCAGGCACCTTTCGAAAAATTTACGATAAGTATCCAACTACCGATGAAGGCATGGATACCTGGGAGAAACACGTAAAAAGTTTTGGATTAGGCGACTATCTGGGATACGATCTCCCCACAGGAAGGAAAGGCCGGGTTCCGGATAAGTCTTATTACGACAGGGTCTATGGAGACAACCGCTGGGCGTCTTCCTTTATCATTTCCAATTCAATTGGGCAAGGAGAGGTAGCCGCTACCCCAATTCAACTTGCAAATATGACCGCGGCTATTGCCAACAGGGGTTATTATTACACCCCTCACATTATTAAAAAAATTGCAGGTGAAGAGATTAACGATCCAAAGTATACAACGCCCAACTACACTACTATTGACAAAAAACACTTTGATCCTGTAGTGCAGGGAATGGCCGATGTATACACAAAAGGTACAGCCAAATGGCTACAGATTCCGGGAATCGAAATTGCGGGTAAAACAGGTACAGTAGAAAATTTCACTAAAATTGACGGTGTCCGTACTCAACTCACAGACCACTCCCTCTTTGTTGCCTTTGCCCCCGTTGATAATCCGGAGATTGCCTTGGCGGTATATATAGAACACGGATATTACGGTGCGCGATATGCTGGCCATATTGCCTCGTTGCTAATCGAAAAATACCTGAAAGGGGAAATTACACGTACAGATCTTGAAAAGCGTATGTTGGAAAAATCCCTCGAAGCCGAGTACGCTAAACCTTATAGTGGGGAGGAGTTCAAGATAAACGAATATGTCTGGTAAAAGCGTCCTCAAAAGAGTTGACTGGTTGACCATTTTTATCTTCCTGATGCTCGTATCCATCGGCTGGGTCAACATCTATTCCACAACTTTTTCTGATAACAGCACTTCCATTTTTGATTTTGGTCAGCTTTACGGGAAGCAATTGTTTTTTATCGGAGTAAGCCTGGTTAGTGCTATTATTTTCCTGTCTCTCGAGGCCCATTTCTACGAACGGTTTTCCAGCTTAATCTACATCATTACCGTAGTGATGCTACTCGGTTTATTTCTTTTTGGAAAGACCATTGCAGGGGCAACCTCATGGTATAATCTGGGCTTTTTTAACCTCCAGCCATCTGAGCTGGCTAAATTTGCGACTGCCCTTGCCCTGGCGAAATATCTGAGTGACATTCAAACGGATATCAAAAGAGTTAAAGACCAAATGTTCGCATTGCTGATCATCCTGGTTCCTGTCTTACTGATTATCCCGCAACCCGATCCGGGAAGCGCACTTGTCTTCCTCGCCCTTGTGTTTGTCCTCTTCAGAGAAGGGTTACCTCTTTACTACCTAGCTATAGCTTTGATAGCTGTCCTGATCTTTATCACCACCCTGATGTTCGGAACTATTTGGGTTAGTATAATCCTCGCCCTCCTGATTGCGATTTTCCTCCTGGTAAAAAAAGCGAGTTTTAAAGTCCCGATTCTGCCACTTGTGATGTTC
This DNA window, taken from Muriicola soli, encodes the following:
- the rodA gene encoding rod shape-determining protein RodA; this encodes MSGKSVLKRVDWLTIFIFLMLVSIGWVNIYSTTFSDNSTSIFDFGQLYGKQLFFIGVSLVSAIIFLSLEAHFYERFSSLIYIITVVMLLGLFLFGKTIAGATSWYNLGFFNLQPSELAKFATALALAKYLSDIQTDIKRVKDQMFALLIILVPVLLIIPQPDPGSALVFLALVFVLFREGLPLYYLAIALIAVLIFITTLMFGTIWVSIILALLIAIFLLVKKASFKVPILPLVMFFIVALVFSLSVNFVFENVFEQRHRDRFSLWLRLEKDPERLEEIRKTIGYNTYQSEKAIESGGTLGKGFLEGTRTKGDFVPEQHTDYIFSTVGEEWGFLGTSTVIILFTLLLLRLVYLAERQKSDFSRMYGYGVISILLIHYFINIGMVTGILPTIGIPLPFFSYGGSALIGFTALLFIFLRLDSNRMNEWL
- the mrdA gene encoding penicillin-binding protein 2, with translation MKKILLSSIIVIIGITFIGRLSYLQIFRSTPNQILEDSAVKAIYDYPERGYIYDRNGELLVANQPAYDVMVIPREVKSLDTLEFCSLLGIDKPRFKEQLRKARVYSPRLPSVLVPQLSKEDYARLQEKMRKYEGFYIQKRSLRYYATNSGANVLGYISEVNESDIRRNPYYKQGELTGRTGIEKQYEDVLRGVKGVKLIQKDRFNRVIGPYKEGTLDTLPEQGKEIRVTLDKELQEYGERLMQGKRGGIVAIEPGSGEILALISGPTYDPALLVGRERSKNYSKLHYDTISKPTWDRSLLAQPSPGSPFKTLNALIALQEDVIKPETTIRCYNGFYVGNKKRGCHCGGGLRNMNSGIYKSCNAYFAGTFRKIYDKYPTTDEGMDTWEKHVKSFGLGDYLGYDLPTGRKGRVPDKSYYDRVYGDNRWASSFIISNSIGQGEVAATPIQLANMTAAIANRGYYYTPHIIKKIAGEEINDPKYTTPNYTTIDKKHFDPVVQGMADVYTKGTAKWLQIPGIEIAGKTGTVENFTKIDGVRTQLTDHSLFVAFAPVDNPEIALAVYIEHGYYGARYAGHIASLLIEKYLKGEITRTDLEKRMLEKSLEAEYAKPYSGEEFKINEYVW